The following proteins are co-located in the Roseovarius arcticus genome:
- a CDS encoding shikimate dehydrogenase family protein: MSEITGNTRVYGILADPIHHVKTPQVMNRLFAEIGHDGVLVPLHVGADGLEDAVRGLRNIQSLAGLIVTVPHKTVIPDLCDDLTDQARMVGAVNCIRRDADGKLTGAILDGVGFVEGLRDGGFDPKGLSVILAGAGGAASAIAFALADAGITALTIANRTEARAKDLAARVAAAYPDVTLSTDATAVAAADLVVNATSLGMREGDPLPLDAKQLRKGQIIAEAIMEPAVTPLLAAAEKVGARTHPGLPMLQSQARLMAEFMGAL; encoded by the coding sequence ATGAGCGAAATCACCGGCAATACCCGCGTCTACGGCATCCTCGCCGATCCTATTCACCATGTGAAAACGCCGCAGGTGATGAACCGCCTTTTTGCCGAGATCGGCCATGACGGCGTGCTGGTGCCGCTGCATGTGGGTGCGGATGGGCTAGAGGATGCAGTGCGCGGGCTGCGCAACATCCAAAGCCTTGCGGGCCTCATCGTGACCGTCCCGCACAAGACTGTGATCCCGGACCTCTGCGATGATCTGACCGATCAGGCGCGCATGGTCGGCGCAGTGAATTGCATTCGCAGGGACGCAGATGGGAAACTGACGGGCGCGATCCTTGATGGTGTTGGCTTTGTCGAGGGGCTGAGAGATGGCGGGTTTGACCCCAAAGGCCTGTCCGTCATTCTGGCCGGTGCAGGCGGCGCGGCCAGCGCCATCGCCTTTGCCTTGGCGGATGCGGGCATTACCGCGCTAACCATTGCCAACCGGACCGAGGCACGTGCCAAAGACCTGGCCGCGCGCGTCGCCGCCGCCTATCCAGATGTCACGCTATCCACCGATGCCACCGCTGTGGCTGCGGCGGATCTGGTCGTCAACGCGACGTCGCTGGGGATGCGCGAGGGCGATCCGCTGCCACTGGACGCAAAGCAACTCCGCAAAGGCCAGATCATCGCCGAGGCGATCATGGAACCCGCCGTCACCCCCCTCCTCGCCGCCGCTGAAAAGGTAGGCGCGCGCACCCATCCGGGCCTGCCAATGTTGCAATCTCAGGCACGATTGATGGCCGAATTTATGGGCGCGCTCTGA
- a CDS encoding branched-chain amino acid ABC transporter permease, giving the protein MDVFLQVVVNGLLLGGLFAITSVGLTLIFGIVKVVNFAHGEFLMIGMYAAFLITTRLGVHPYTAVVAVTPLLFVLGMMTQKFLIEPLMSARNHDIQIFATVGLSTALINLALLLFGADIATTPSYGLRTAIEIGPVRMLVGQIVMFGVAAALVLGLHLFLQHTQAGRGIRAVAQNRAAAQLMGINVSRVYMVTFGLGAACVGLAACLVAPLYPTSPGIGTYFVLTAFVVVVLGGLGSIGGAFLGAMIIGLIDSLAGFYIGSDMREVAVFGVFLLILILRPQGLFGGRQTLSHVS; this is encoded by the coding sequence ATGGACGTATTTCTTCAAGTCGTAGTGAACGGTCTACTGCTGGGCGGCCTTTTTGCCATCACCAGCGTCGGGCTGACGCTGATCTTTGGCATCGTCAAAGTGGTGAATTTCGCCCATGGCGAGTTCCTGATGATTGGTATGTATGCCGCGTTTCTGATCACTACGCGGCTGGGGGTGCATCCCTATACTGCCGTCGTCGCGGTCACGCCGCTCCTATTTGTGCTGGGTATGATGACCCAGAAATTCCTAATCGAGCCGCTGATGTCAGCGCGCAATCATGACATTCAGATCTTCGCCACCGTAGGCCTTTCAACCGCGCTGATTAACCTCGCGTTGTTGCTGTTCGGGGCCGATATCGCCACCACGCCATCCTACGGGCTGCGCACCGCGATTGAGATTGGGCCGGTTCGGATGCTCGTCGGACAGATCGTGATGTTCGGTGTCGCCGCTGCGCTGGTGCTGGGCCTGCATCTGTTTCTGCAACACACGCAAGCGGGCCGAGGCATTCGCGCGGTCGCTCAAAACCGTGCCGCAGCCCAGCTGATGGGCATCAATGTCAGCCGCGTCTACATGGTCACCTTCGGCCTTGGCGCTGCATGTGTCGGCCTTGCCGCATGCCTCGTTGCGCCGCTCTATCCGACGTCGCCGGGCATCGGCACTTACTTTGTGCTGACCGCCTTCGTGGTCGTCGTCCTTGGCGGCCTCGGCTCCATCGGAGGGGCGTTCTTGGGCGCGATGATCATCGGGCTTATCGACAGTCTCGCGGGCTTCTACATCGGCTCTGACATGCGCGAAGTCGCGGTGTTCGGTGTCTTTCTTCTCATCTTGATCCTGCGCCCGCAGGGCCTGTTCGGAGGGCGGCAGACTTTGTCGCATGTATCATGA
- a CDS encoding SDR family NAD(P)-dependent oxidoreductase: protein MKREFAPATYPGLKGRAVLNTGGAKGIGYAMAQSFARHGAHLLLMDMDGAALVEAAAKLRAQFPEVRVETHSGSVTDEADVEAACAACEGAFGSIDILLTNAGISMNRPSTALTLDEWRRAIDVNLTGTFICAQAVAKRMIAQGGGVILNTASMWGLAASPRRAAYCAAKAGVISLTETLAGEWAPHGIRVNAICPGYIRTALTDELIGNGKLDLPAIEARTPMGRMGTPEEVAEMAVYLASDAAVFITGHAHLSDGGFLARTF from the coding sequence ATGAAACGAGAATTTGCACCTGCCACCTATCCCGGCCTCAAGGGGCGCGCCGTGCTGAACACGGGCGGCGCCAAAGGGATTGGCTATGCCATGGCGCAGTCATTTGCCCGGCACGGCGCGCACTTACTGCTAATGGACATGGACGGGGCTGCGCTGGTCGAGGCCGCCGCGAAATTGCGCGCCCAATTCCCCGAAGTGCGGGTTGAGACCCATTCCGGTTCCGTCACCGATGAGGCCGATGTTGAGGCCGCTTGCGCCGCTTGCGAGGGGGCCTTTGGCAGCATCGACATATTGCTGACCAACGCGGGTATTTCAATGAACCGGCCCAGCACAGCACTCACGCTGGACGAATGGCGGCGCGCCATCGACGTCAACCTTACGGGCACGTTCATCTGCGCGCAGGCAGTCGCCAAACGCATGATCGCACAAGGCGGCGGCGTTATACTGAACACTGCGTCGATGTGGGGCCTCGCCGCGTCGCCGCGCCGCGCGGCCTACTGCGCGGCCAAGGCAGGCGTCATTTCCTTGACCGAAACGCTGGCAGGTGAATGGGCGCCGCACGGCATCCGCGTCAACGCGATTTGCCCCGGCTACATTCGCACCGCCCTGACCGATGAGCTGATCGGCAACGGAAAGCTGGATCTGCCCGCCATCGAGGCGCGCACGCCTATGGGCCGCATGGGCACGCCCGAAGAAGTGGCCGAGATGGCTGTTTATCTAGCCTCTGACGCCGCCGTTTTTATCACGGGTCACGCGCATTTGTCAGATGGCGGCTTTCTGGCGCGAACGTTTTGA
- a CDS encoding branched-chain amino acid ABC transporter ATP-binding protein/permease, with protein MTDQTITPAEATAGAPQIAKRTKFAAIALALLLIGLFVTPVVIDDQFVYHIFITICIFAGLSTAWNIVGGFAGQLSLGHAIFYGIGAYVGIILTNMGISPWLGMFAGAGLAAAVAVIISYPCFRLHGPFFALSTIALLEVFRVLALHFRDLTGGATGMMIPLNIGWEWMVFRERLPALIIAFGMMCFILAVAWWIRSHRLGFQLVATRERESAARAAGVGTVKVRLIAVAISAALTAMMGTFHGMYLTFIEPESAFSLAFSIQIAMFALIGGLGSVFGPLLGAMLLVPITEFARGALGAEAIGLHGFVYGAVLVLVVIFMPNGIMGLVGRFFVPRTDRAGTQAAEVAAPAEPRKFTPPEPGEEIMRVKNLNKHFGGLHVTNDVSFTLREGEILGLIGPNGAGKTTLFNMISGFLDADSGTVEVKGPDGNWHNPSNPADFATLGVGRTFQIVQPFAAMTVEENIMVGAFHRHPHVQDARDAARQTAEKMGLAPFLEAEASSLTIGGLKRLEVARVMAMEPRILLLDEVMAGINQADVRRAIDLMLSIRDTGVSIIAIEHVMQAVMSLSDHVIVLSSGEVIAEGKPKAVVEDPQVIEAYLGKEFTHA; from the coding sequence ATGACAGACCAGACAATCACCCCCGCCGAAGCGACCGCAGGCGCGCCCCAAATCGCGAAACGCACCAAGTTTGCCGCCATCGCGCTGGCCCTTCTGCTGATCGGCCTTTTCGTTACGCCAGTCGTGATCGACGACCAGTTTGTCTATCACATATTCATCACAATCTGTATTTTTGCGGGCCTGTCGACCGCCTGGAACATCGTCGGCGGGTTCGCCGGGCAACTGTCACTGGGCCACGCGATATTCTACGGGATCGGCGCCTATGTTGGCATCATCCTGACCAATATGGGCATCTCGCCATGGCTGGGTATGTTTGCTGGCGCGGGCCTCGCGGCTGCTGTCGCCGTCATAATCAGCTACCCCTGCTTTCGCCTGCATGGCCCGTTCTTTGCCCTGTCAACGATTGCACTGCTTGAGGTTTTCCGCGTTCTTGCCCTGCACTTTCGTGACTTAACAGGCGGCGCGACGGGCATGATGATCCCGCTGAACATCGGCTGGGAGTGGATGGTATTCCGCGAGCGTTTGCCCGCGCTGATTATTGCCTTCGGCATGATGTGCTTTATCCTTGCCGTCGCGTGGTGGATCCGCTCGCACCGCCTTGGCTTCCAACTGGTTGCCACGCGTGAGCGCGAGTCGGCAGCGCGCGCCGCTGGCGTCGGCACAGTCAAGGTACGCCTGATCGCGGTCGCCATATCGGCGGCGCTGACGGCGATGATGGGCACATTCCACGGTATGTACCTGACATTCATCGAGCCGGAATCAGCCTTCTCGCTCGCCTTTTCGATCCAGATCGCGATGTTTGCGCTGATCGGCGGATTGGGCAGCGTCTTTGGCCCGCTCCTCGGTGCGATGCTGCTGGTGCCGATCACCGAATTCGCGCGCGGCGCCTTGGGGGCCGAGGCGATTGGCCTGCACGGCTTCGTCTATGGCGCGGTACTGGTTTTGGTCGTGATCTTTATGCCGAACGGGATCATGGGCCTCGTCGGGCGCTTTTTCGTACCGCGCACCGACAGGGCAGGCACGCAGGCCGCGGAGGTGGCCGCCCCCGCCGAGCCGCGTAAATTCACCCCGCCTGAGCCGGGCGAGGAGATCATGCGCGTCAAGAACCTGAACAAGCATTTTGGCGGTCTGCACGTGACCAACGATGTGTCCTTCACGCTGCGTGAGGGCGAGATTCTGGGGCTCATTGGGCCGAACGGCGCCGGCAAAACGACACTCTTCAACATGATCTCGGGCTTTCTGGATGCCGATAGTGGCACGGTCGAGGTAAAAGGACCGGACGGCAACTGGCATAACCCCTCGAACCCCGCCGATTTTGCCACTCTTGGCGTCGGGCGCACCTTTCAGATTGTTCAGCCCTTTGCGGCGATGACCGTCGAGGAAAACATCATGGTCGGCGCATTCCACCGCCATCCGCACGTGCAAGACGCCCGCGATGCCGCACGCCAGACAGCCGAGAAGATGGGCCTCGCGCCCTTCTTGGAGGCAGAGGCATCTTCGCTGACAATCGGTGGCTTGAAACGACTGGAGGTCGCCCGTGTCATGGCGATGGAGCCGCGCATCCTGCTGCTGGACGAGGTGATGGCCGGCATCAATCAGGCCGACGTGCGCCGTGCGATCGATCTGATGCTGTCTATCCGCGACACTGGCGTGTCGATCATCGCGATCGAGCATGTGATGCAGGCCGTCATGTCTCTGTCCGATCATGTCATCGTCCTCAGCTCTGGCGAGGTGATCGCCGAGGGCAAACCAAAGGCCGTCGTCGAGGACCCGCAGGTGATCGAGGCATATCTGGGCAAGGAGTTTACCCATGCTTGA
- the fabG gene encoding 3-oxoacyl-ACP reductase FabG — translation MERREITPEAIDTRPSHADRHVLVTGAGSGIGRGIALGFARRGAIVGVADMNEDGIAETEALIAKGGLGRAVPMMLDVSDWDAVEGTLGRAADTMGAPFDTVINNAGISPKHAGKPHGVWEMDPAEWRRVVDVNLTGSFNTIRALTPAMREAGRGWIVNMSSVAGKTHSPIVASHYAATKSAIIGFTIHLAAELGPHGIRVNALAPGRIETPMVAGAGKAANDEQIRLTPMARLGQPVEVADTALWLTSSEASFVTGQTIDVAGGLYMT, via the coding sequence ATGGAGCGACGTGAAATCACCCCCGAGGCTATCGACACCCGCCCCAGTCACGCAGATAGGCATGTGCTGGTCACCGGCGCCGGCAGTGGCATTGGGCGCGGCATCGCGCTTGGCTTTGCCCGGCGGGGCGCAATCGTCGGCGTGGCCGATATGAACGAGGACGGCATTGCGGAAACCGAGGCGCTGATTGCCAAGGGCGGCCTTGGCCGCGCCGTGCCGATGATGCTGGATGTATCCGATTGGGACGCGGTCGAGGGCACGCTTGGACGCGCCGCCGACACGATGGGCGCACCCTTTGACACAGTAATCAACAATGCCGGCATCTCGCCCAAGCACGCGGGCAAGCCGCATGGCGTGTGGGAAATGGACCCCGCCGAGTGGCGCCGCGTCGTCGACGTGAACCTCACCGGTAGCTTCAATACCATCCGCGCACTTACCCCCGCAATGCGCGAGGCCGGGCGCGGATGGATCGTCAATATGTCGTCGGTCGCAGGAAAAACGCATTCGCCGATTGTGGCCAGTCATTATGCCGCGACGAAATCGGCCATCATCGGCTTTACCATCCATCTGGCCGCCGAGCTTGGGCCGCACGGCATCCGCGTCAACGCGCTGGCACCCGGCCGGATTGAGACGCCCATGGTTGCGGGCGCGGGCAAGGCCGCCAATGACGAGCAGATCCGCCTGACGCCTATGGCACGGCTGGGCCAACCGGTCGAGGTAGCCGATACCGCGTTATGGCTCACCTCTAGTGAGGCTAGCTTCGTTACCGGGCAAACAATCGACGTGGCTGGCGGCCTCTACATGACGTGA
- a CDS encoding GMC family oxidoreductase — translation MTEIYDYIIVGGGTAGCVLANRLTASGKHRVALIEAGGDGQSHWVNVPAGFSKLLTNPRHNWRLISEPEEATMNRQIAIPKGKGLGGSTLINGMIYVRGQPQDFDGWAQRGCTGWGFDDVLPYFKKVEDYDEASGDLRARGGPLPLTKVQERPEIGRAFINAAKAAGHPENDDYNGASQDGFGYYQVNQKNGRRVSAAAAYLDPIRKRPNLAVLTGAQASRILLDGARAVGVELRQGGTIRQIHSKAEVILAAGAFHSPQLLELSGIGDPEVLRTAGVEVTHAAPGVGANYIDHYCTRMNWRVTQPVTLNEMTRGLSLVKSVLQYALTRKGILTYGTGLVHGFMRTRPDIEGPDVQLFFLHASYANAAERTLDKAPGMTIGVTQLRPESRGTVHIAAPGIDLAPVICPNFLSTPEDRRAMVDGMKLTREVVSQSPMDPFRGAELSPGEACQTDADWLQFARDNGQTIYHASGTCRMGADDASVVDPSLKVRGVTGLRVVDASIMPTIVSGNTQAAVFMIAEKGADLILSDAR, via the coding sequence ATGACTGAAATCTATGACTACATCATCGTCGGCGGTGGCACTGCGGGCTGCGTTCTGGCCAACCGACTGACTGCGTCGGGCAAGCATAGGGTCGCGCTGATCGAGGCCGGAGGCGACGGTCAAAGCCATTGGGTCAATGTCCCCGCCGGATTTTCCAAACTTTTGACCAACCCGCGCCACAACTGGCGACTGATCAGCGAGCCCGAAGAGGCGACGATGAATCGCCAGATCGCAATTCCTAAGGGTAAGGGGCTGGGCGGCTCGACCCTGATCAATGGGATGATCTATGTGCGCGGCCAGCCGCAGGACTTTGACGGCTGGGCGCAGCGCGGCTGCACCGGGTGGGGGTTCGACGACGTCCTTCCGTACTTTAAGAAAGTTGAGGATTACGACGAGGCCAGCGGCGACCTTCGCGCGCGCGGCGGCCCCCTTCCTTTGACCAAAGTGCAGGAGCGGCCCGAGATCGGACGTGCCTTTATCAACGCGGCCAAGGCGGCGGGCCACCCTGAGAATGACGACTACAACGGGGCGTCACAGGACGGCTTTGGCTATTATCAAGTTAATCAAAAGAATGGCCGCCGTGTCAGCGCCGCAGCCGCCTATCTGGACCCCATCCGCAAGCGGCCCAATCTGGCAGTTTTGACCGGCGCGCAGGCCAGCCGCATCCTGCTGGACGGTGCTCGCGCCGTGGGGGTTGAGCTGCGTCAAGGTGGCACAATCCGGCAGATCCACAGCAAGGCCGAGGTGATCCTTGCCGCCGGTGCCTTTCACTCGCCTCAACTATTGGAGCTATCGGGCATCGGTGATCCGGAGGTGCTGCGCACCGCGGGGGTGGAGGTCACACACGCCGCCCCCGGCGTCGGCGCCAATTACATCGACCACTACTGCACGCGGATGAACTGGCGCGTGACCCAGCCCGTCACGCTGAACGAGATGACGCGCGGGCTGTCGCTGGTAAAGTCAGTCCTTCAATATGCGCTGACGCGCAAGGGCATCCTGACCTACGGCACGGGCCTTGTGCATGGCTTCATGCGGACGCGGCCCGATATCGAGGGGCCGGACGTGCAGTTGTTCTTCTTGCACGCCAGCTATGCCAACGCCGCCGAGCGTACGCTCGACAAGGCACCGGGCATGACGATCGGCGTCACGCAACTGCGCCCGGAATCGCGCGGCACAGTGCACATCGCGGCGCCGGGGATAGATTTGGCGCCTGTTATCTGCCCTAATTTCCTAAGCACACCGGAGGACCGCCGCGCCATGGTGGACGGGATGAAGTTGACGCGCGAAGTCGTATCGCAATCCCCGATGGACCCCTTTCGAGGCGCCGAGCTCAGCCCCGGCGAGGCGTGCCAGACGGACGCCGATTGGCTGCAATTTGCGCGCGATAATGGCCAGACAATCTATCACGCCAGCGGCACATGCCGCATGGGCGCGGATGACGCGTCCGTCGTAGATCCGTCGCTGAAAGTCCGAGGTGTCACTGGCCTGCGTGTGGTCGATGCGTCGATCATGCCGACCATCGTTTCGGGCAACACGCAGGCCGCAGTCTTTATGATCGCCGAAAAAGGCGCTGACCTGATTTTGTCCGACGCCCGGTAG
- a CDS encoding FAD-binding oxidoreductase, with translation MRDGSGLLDDLRDIVGDCAVLIGADMAAYATDWRDLFHGTPLCVVRPATTDEVSKSVAACALAGAGIVPQGGNTGLAGGATPDLSGTQVIIALDRMTAIRRIDPVGMTALVEAGAILKTVKDAAEEENRLLPISLAAEGSARIGGLIATNAGGVDVLRYGMTRALVLGLEVVLPDGQILSRLRHLRKDNAGYDLKQLFIGTEGTLGIVTAAVLRLVPLPRHRATALIAVPDIGAAIQLYTHAQSEIGEALSAFELISGAGLDLVTAHTGQNAPIKGADWYLLIEAGSSLPGLREAAETLLETAFTEGWATDGVLAESGAQADALWSLRESLTEAEGKAGGAIKHDISVPITEIDTVLREAGEMLSRTAPDARLNVFGHLGDGNLHYNVMNVPKADAHRVNAAVHDVVARHGGSISAEHGLGQYRVAEWARLASPTEHDLTHRIKDALDPRGILNPGKVVPQHD, from the coding sequence ATGCGGGACGGGAGCGGCTTGCTGGATGATCTGCGCGATATAGTCGGCGACTGCGCCGTGCTGATCGGTGCGGACATGGCCGCCTACGCCACCGATTGGCGCGATCTCTTTCACGGCACGCCGCTTTGCGTCGTGCGACCTGCCACCACCGATGAGGTTTCAAAATCAGTTGCCGCCTGTGCCCTCGCTGGCGCGGGGATCGTTCCGCAGGGTGGCAATACAGGCCTCGCGGGCGGCGCCACGCCGGATCTTAGCGGAACGCAGGTCATCATCGCGCTGGACCGCATGACCGCCATTCGGCGGATCGACCCCGTTGGCATGACCGCCCTCGTCGAGGCAGGCGCGATCCTGAAAACGGTCAAGGACGCCGCTGAGGAAGAAAACCGCCTACTGCCCATCAGCCTAGCTGCCGAAGGATCGGCCCGCATTGGCGGGTTGATTGCGACCAATGCGGGCGGCGTTGATGTGCTGCGCTACGGCATGACGCGCGCGCTGGTGCTGGGGCTGGAGGTTGTTCTGCCAGACGGCCAGATCCTCAGCCGACTGCGCCATCTGCGCAAGGATAACGCCGGGTATGATCTGAAGCAGCTTTTCATCGGGACCGAAGGCACCCTTGGCATCGTTACCGCCGCCGTCCTGCGTCTTGTGCCTTTGCCACGTCACCGCGCGACCGCGCTGATCGCCGTGCCGGATATCGGCGCTGCAATCCAGCTTTATACTCACGCGCAAAGCGAGATTGGAGAAGCGCTGTCTGCGTTTGAGCTGATCTCGGGCGCGGGTCTGGACCTCGTAACCGCGCATACGGGCCAAAACGCGCCAATCAAAGGCGCAGACTGGTATCTGCTGATTGAGGCCGGATCGTCCCTACCCGGCCTGCGCGAGGCTGCTGAGACCCTGCTAGAGACAGCCTTCACCGAAGGATGGGCAACCGACGGCGTACTGGCCGAATCGGGCGCGCAGGCTGACGCCCTTTGGTCCCTGCGCGAGTCCCTGACCGAGGCCGAGGGCAAGGCTGGCGGCGCGATCAAGCATGACATTTCTGTGCCAATTACCGAGATTGACACCGTCCTGCGCGAGGCGGGAGAGATGCTGAGCCGTACTGCGCCCGACGCGAGGCTAAACGTGTTCGGACATTTGGGCGACGGCAACCTGCATTACAACGTGATGAATGTCCCCAAGGCTGATGCGCACCGCGTAAATGCCGCCGTGCATGACGTGGTGGCGCGGCACGGCGGCTCCATCTCGGCCGAGCACGGACTGGGGCAATACCGCGTGGCCGAATGGGCGCGCCTAGCCAGCCCGACTGAGCATGATCTGACCCACCGGATTAAGGACGCACTGGACCCGCGCGGCATCTTGAACCCCGGCAAGGTAGTACCGCAACATGACTGA
- a CDS encoding ABC transporter ATP-binding protein, whose amino-acid sequence MLELKGIHSGYGATTILHDVSLKVTEGEVVTIVGANGAGKTTTLRTISGLIKPTAGSIHFDGQDITQLSSHEVVDLGITMIPEGRQLFPDMTVRENLKMGAYRKGARASQSELMEEVLELFPRVKERLEQKANSLSGGEQQMVAIARGLMAKPRLLMFDEPSLGLAPIIVSQVFEVIDSIVKTGATVLIVEQNVFHTLKAADRGYVLENGEIVLTDDADALLENPHVRKAYLGI is encoded by the coding sequence ATGCTTGAGCTTAAGGGCATCCATTCCGGTTATGGCGCGACCACGATCCTCCACGATGTATCGCTCAAGGTCACTGAGGGCGAGGTCGTCACCATCGTCGGCGCCAATGGCGCGGGCAAGACGACGACGCTGCGTACCATATCCGGCCTGATCAAGCCGACGGCAGGCAGCATCCATTTTGACGGGCAGGACATCACCCAACTCAGCTCGCACGAGGTGGTTGATCTGGGCATCACCATGATACCTGAGGGCCGGCAGCTCTTTCCCGACATGACGGTGCGCGAAAACCTCAAGATGGGCGCCTACCGCAAGGGCGCCCGCGCCAGCCAGTCAGAACTGATGGAGGAGGTGCTAGAGCTCTTTCCGCGCGTCAAAGAGCGATTGGAGCAGAAGGCCAACTCCCTGTCGGGGGGCGAACAGCAAATGGTTGCCATCGCGCGCGGTCTTATGGCCAAGCCGCGTCTTTTGATGTTCGACGAGCCGTCTCTGGGCCTTGCCCCGATCATCGTGAGCCAAGTGTTTGAAGTGATCGACAGCATCGTCAAGACGGGCGCGACCGTCCTCATCGTGGAGCAGAACGTGTTTCACACGCTCAAGGCGGCTGACCGGGGTTACGTGCTGGAAAATGGCGAGATCGTGCTGACCGACGACGCCGACGCGCTGCTGGAAAACCCGCATGTGCGCAAAGCATACTTGGGAATATAG